GCCCGCGTTAATGCCACCGTTGGAGAAACTAGCTACATTGAGTTGACGATCAACCGCCGCTACCGCCATAATAGACTCTGCATTGGCCGGACTACTCACCGGACGGGGCATATTGGGACGACGACTATCGTTACCCGCCGCCGCAATTAGCAAGCAATTATTCTCCAGGGCTTTTCTACCTACCTGTTCAAAAATAGGCGATGGAGCTTGACCCACCCTTACGGGCGAACCTAACGACAAAGATACGATACGGCACTTCTTCTCCAGGGCCCAATCAATGGCATCAACAATACCACTGGTGCTACCACTTCCTCTGTCTGATAGTACTTTACCGATAACCATCGTTGCCTCGTGCGCCATGCCGTAGCGCTTGCCGTCTTGTTGAGTTACCGAACCCAAAGCGGTGCCTACGCAATGAGTACCGTGTCCATTACCATCGGCATCCCAGGCTTCGTTCGGAATGAATGACTTTCCCTCTACCACACGACCCGCAAAATCAGGATGAGCAGCATAAAGACCGGTATCCAGAACAGCCACGTTTACTCCTTTTCCGGTGAATCCATCTTTTTTTAGCGCTACAGCATTCACTCCCCAGGTAGCCGTTTCCCACTGGGTACCGTTTTCGTTTTCACGGACTTTAATCATTTCCTCCAGTTGCTCAATCTGTTGCTGTAGCAACTGCTGAGTTTGCTTAATCTCCCGTAATTGCTCCAGTTCATTTGCTGTGCGAAACTCTCGCTCTTCTTCCCAGTAAAGCACGGCACTGCTTGAAGTTGCCGCTCGCTGAAGTTTGGCTTCTTCTATATTGTCAACTACAGCAATGTTCAAGTGATTAAACAGTAGCCCAGTGTTGCTGTCTAGCACCTGATGGGCTCGTAAGGTATCACTTAACTCTTCGGAAGAGGTAAGTTGTACACCTAGTTCTTTCTGAACCTTCTTAATGGCCTGATTGGAGTGGCTTTTTAGCAAGACCACATAACGGCCGGGTTTGGCTTGATTTTTTATAGCGGTGGGTTGTGCTGGCATAGGATAGTTGGTTTATTGAATTCGGGTAAATATCTTATCTACTAAAATATAAATATCGTGCTCGGTAATCCGAAGCTTTATATTTCTTTCTACTAATTTTAGCGAAGCTTGTTGCATTAACATTTGCCACACTGATTCGATGCGACCAATATCGCCGGCCAACTGTAAGTCTGCCTCGGTAAGCAACTTTGACTGCAAGGCAGATAAAACAACCTGCCCCAAGGTTTCATTCGTTTCTTCTAGTATCTGTTCAACCTTCGTAAGGGCTTGCTGTAAGCTTCCCGTTACGTTAGAAAGGGTATGAAAGGCGGCTATCCAAGTGTTTTCCCGTTTGCCTACGCGTAGCTTCTCTAGCGTTTGCGGATTAACGCCTTTTAGTGCGGTTTCGTAATAAACCCGCTGTCGGCTCATCTCAACCTCGTTACTAGCATCTCCTATCTGCTGAAAAAATTCCTGGCACTCCTCTAGCAAGCTTAGATAGAGAGATTCAAATTCAAACGAGCGAGCAATGTACTGTTCATTTA
This region of Tunicatimonas pelagia genomic DNA includes:
- a CDS encoding S8 family serine peptidase — translated: MPAQPTAIKNQAKPGRYVVLLKSHSNQAIKKVQKELGVQLTSSEELSDTLRAHQVLDSNTGLLFNHLNIAVVDNIEEAKLQRAATSSSAVLYWEEEREFRTANELEQLREIKQTQQLLQQQIEQLEEMIKVRENENGTQWETATWGVNAVALKKDGFTGKGVNVAVLDTGLYAAHPDFAGRVVEGKSFIPNEAWDADGNGHGTHCVGTALGSVTQQDGKRYGMAHEATMVIGKVLSDRGSGSTSGIVDAIDWALEKKCRIVSLSLGSPVRVGQAPSPIFEQVGRKALENNCLLIAAAGNDSRRPNMPRPVSSPANAESIMAVAAVDRQLNVASFSNGGINAGDGGKVDIAAPGVDVFSTYSENASDGALYVRLSGTSMATPHVAGIAALYCEAFPSLSAAEIWLKLEKNVKSLPDQLIRDVGQGLVQAI